In Triticum aestivum cultivar Chinese Spring chromosome 5B, IWGSC CS RefSeq v2.1, whole genome shotgun sequence, the following proteins share a genomic window:
- the LOC123113111 gene encoding protein SUPPRESSOR OF FRI 4 → MGKKKKRVEKVFCYYCDREFDDEKILVQHQKAKHFKCHVCHKKLSTAGGMAIHVLQVHKESVTKVPNAKPERDSTEIEIFGMQGIPSDVLAAHYGEEEDPSSKVAKVEVPTIRPPIMPNYPIGMPFPPRPYGAARPMYNPAMMVRPPIWPLQQPQPWFAQQPPVSVPPMIAGQAPQQPLFPIQNMPNPMMASAPANLLQTSYAMATTGVPSPVAPQASQPLFPVNTTGNGAANSSFSSSISPATIAANSPASVGTAGYGYVANNHGTGGPAVGHPPAPTTNSKTSATQPATSEVYLVWDDEAMSMEERRLALPMYQVHDETSQMSSVDAAFDRRISDITFSRQST, encoded by the exons atggggaagaagaagaagcgggtggAGAAGGTGTTCTGCTACTACTGCGACCGGGAGTTCGACGACGAGAAGATCCTGGTGCAGCACCAGAAGGCCAAGCACTTCAAGTGCCACGTCTGCCACAAGAAGCTCTCCACCGCCGGCGGCATGGCCATCCACGTCCTCCAGGTCCACAAGGAGTCCGTCACCAA GGTTCCGAATGCCAAGCCCGAGAGGGATTCCACCGAGATCGAGATCTTCGGCATGCAGGGGATCCCCTCCGacgtgctcgccgcccactacgGGGAAG AGGAAGATCCTTCATCGAAGGTGGCCAAAGTAGAAGTGCCGACAATAAGACCTCCTATTATGCCTAATTATCCGATAGGCATGCCTTTTCCTCCTCGGCCTTATGGTGCAGCCCGCCCTAT GTATAATCCTGCAATGATGGTCCGACCTCCGATTTGGCCTCTTCAGCAGCCGCAACCTTGGTTTGCTCAACAACCACCGGTTTCAGTTCCCCCAATGATTGCTGGGCAAGCACCACAGCAACCACTATTTCCCATTCAAAACATGCCCAATCCTATGATGGCATCAGCACCTGCTAATTTACTTCAGACATCATATGCTATGGCCACCACAGGGGTTCCTTCACCTGTTGCCCCTCAGGCTTCCCAGCCTTTGTTTCCTGTTAACACCACTGGCAATGGAGCCGCAAATTCCTCATTCAGCTCGTCAATTTCACCTGCAACTATTGCAGCAAATTCTCCAGCATCAGTTGGTACGGCAGGATATGGCTATGTAGCTAATAACCATG GTACAGGAGGACCAGCAGTTGGACATCCACCTGCACCTACCACTAATAGTAAAACGTCTGCTACTCAACCAGCTACAAGTGAGGTCTATCTGGTGTGGGATGATGAAGCAATGTCAATG GAGGAAAGAAGGTTGGCGCTGCCCATGTACCAGGTGCATGACGAAACTAGCCAG ATGAGCTCGGTTGATGCAGCGTTCGATCGAAGAATATCAGATATTACATTTTCTAGACAATCCACATAA
- the LOC123113112 gene encoding extensin, with the protein MAISPAPAPSPSLHRKKHLPAMGECKSSRRTSRPLLLPAIVVVLAFFVAQCGARVLTVDELLDQYSESDHHSASPPPGSPGCAPEPEASPPPVIPAPSFAYLSPPPPMQFYSPPPPEVVPSPPEITPSPPEVVPSPPEIAPLPPVVAPSPPEIAPLPPVVAPSPPEIAPLPPVVAPSPPEIAPLPPVVAPSPPEIAPLPPVVAPSPPDIEPFPSPPEVTPLPPIVYPSPPEVAPSPPEVAPLPGPPEVTPSPPEVAPFPGPPEVTPSPPDVTPFPGPPEVEPSPPDVTPSPGPPEVEPSPPDVTPSPGPPEVTPSPPEVTPFPGTPYVAPSPPEVTPFPSPPEVTPSPPDYAPYPPPESSPGSGSSPSPPGGSFQPPVVLPPTTGPPSPSAGHGEWCVAKPSVPAAIVQQAMDYACASGADCESLQADGACFKPDTMTSHASYAFNSYWQRAKSTGATCDFGGTAMLITKDPSYDNCHYSVM; encoded by the exons ATGGCTATATCACCAGCCCCAGCTCCAAGCCCCTCATTGCACAGAAAAAAGCACCTGCCCGCCATGGGGGAATGCAAGAGCTCCCGGCGCACCtcgcgccctctcctcctccccgccatTGTTGTCGTGCTCGCATTCTTCGTCGCGCAATGCG GAGCGAGGGTGCTGACGGTGGACGAGCTGCTGGACCAGTACTCCGAGTCCGACCACCACTCCGCCTCTCCGCCTCCGGGCTCCCCCGGCTGCGCCCCGGAGCCGGAAGCGTCGCCGCCGCCCGTCATCCCGGCGCCCTCCTTCGCCTATCTCTCGCCCCCGCCGCCCATGCAGTTCTACTCCCCTCCGCCCCCCGAGGTCGTGCCCAGCCCGCCTGAGATCACGCCGAGCCCGCCGGAGGTCGTGCCTAGCCCGCCTGAGATCGCGCCACTGCCGCCGGTCGTTGCGCCCAGCCCGCCTGAGATCGCGCCACTGCCGCCAGTCGTCGCGCCCAGCCCGCCTGAGATAGCGCCACTGCCGCCTGTCGTCGCGCCCAGCCCGCCAGAGATCGCGCCGCTGCCGCCGGTGGTCGCGCCCAGTCCGCCAGAGATTGCACCCCTGCCGCCGGTCGTCGCGCCCAGCCCGCCGGACATCGAGCCGTTCCCGAGCCCGCCGGAGGTGACGCCGCTGCCGCCGATAGTGTACCCGAGTCCACCGGAGGTTGCGCCCAGTCCACCGGAGGTCGCACCGCTCCCGGGGCCACCAGAGGTCACGCCTAGCCCGCCGGAGGTCGCGCCGTTCCCAGGGCCACCAGAGGTCACACCCAGCCCACCGGACGTGACGCCATTCCCGGGGCCACCGGAGGTCGAGCCCAGCCCGCCGGACGTGACGCCGTCCCCGGGGCCACCGGAGGTCGAGCCCAGCCCGCCGGACGTGACGCCGTCCCCGGGGCCACCGGAGGTGACTCCCAGCCCACCGGAGGTCACACCGTTCCCGGGGACACCGTACGTGGCGCCCAGCCCACCGGAGGTGACGCCGTTCCCGAGCCCGCCGGAGGTGACCCCCAGCCCGCCAGACTACGCGCCGTACCCGCCGCCGGAGTCCTCGCCGGGGTCGGggtcgtccccgagcccgccgGGGGGCAGCTTCCAGCCACCGGTGGTGCTCCCGCCGACGACcgggccgccgtcgccgtcggcgggGCACGGCGAGTGGTGCGTGGCGAAGCCGTCGGTGCCGGCGGCGATCGTGCAGCAGGCCATGGACTACGCGTGCGCTTCGGGCGCCGACTGCGAGTCCCTCCAGGCCGACGGCGCCTGCTTCAAGCCGGACACCATGACCTCCCACGCCTCCTACGCCTTCAACAGCTACTGGCAGCGCGCCAAgtccaccggcgccacctgcgacTTCGGCGGCACCGCCATGCTCATCACCAAGGACCCCA GCTATGATAACTGCCATTACAGTGTGATGTGA
- the LOC123113113 gene encoding mitochondrial amidoxime reducing component 2, with amino-acid sequence MEKAASFLSSLLGGGEGPAGEPAATVASILIYPIKSCRGVSVPQAPVTSTGFRWDRQWVVVNAKGRALTQRVEPKMALVEVELPPAAFDEDWQPTPDSCLVIRAPGMDTLKVPLAAEHATLDDVSVWEWSGSAYDEGAEAAEWLSAYFGKPSRLVRFKEESEIRPTNPEYAQGYKITFTDCFPFLIASQGSLDALNELLKEPVPINRFRPNILVDGCHPYAEDLWKTIKINKLTFDGVKLCDRCKVPTVNQENGMLGTEPTETMLTFRSGEVLRPSHENKHKVYFGQNLVCKESVSAKGKGRVVKVGDPVYVLQTYPSCDEVPA; translated from the exons ATGGAGAAGGCGGCGTccttcctctcctccctcctcggcggcggcgaggggccggcgggggagccggcggcgacggtggcgtccaTCCTCATATACCCCATCAAGTCCTGCAGGGGCGTCTCCGTGCCGCAGGCCCCCGTCACCTCCACCG GGTTCAGGTGGGACCGGCAGTGGGTGGTGGTGAACGCCAAGGGCAGGGCCCTCACGCAGCgggtggagcccaagatggcgctCGTCGAGGTGGAGTTGCCGCCGGCGGCCTTCGACGAGGACTGGCAGCCCACCCCCGACTCCTGCTTGG TTATAAGAGCACCCGGGATGGACACGCTGAAGGTCCCTCTTGCTGCGGAACACGCCACGCTTGACGACGTCTCCGTCTGGGAGTGGTCTGGTTCTGCCTATGATGAAGGAGCTGAGGCAGCTGAATGGCTCTCCGCCTATTTCGGGAAGCCAAGCCGGCTCGTGCGGTTTAAAGAAG AGTCCGAAATCAGGCCGACTAATCCTGAGTATGCTCAAGGCTACAAGATCACCTTCACGGATTGCTTCCCTTTCCTGATAGCATCCCAG GGCTCACTGGATGCACTAAATGAGCTTCTTAAAGAACCTGTACCAATCAATCGCTTCAGACCAAA TATTTTAGTGGACGGATGCCACCCGTACGCAGAGGATCTGTGGAAAACCATAAAGATAAACAAGCTAACATTTGACGGTGTGAAGTTATGCGACCGTTGCAAG GTGCCTACTGTTAACCAAGAGAACGGAATGCTTGGCACCGAACCAACAGAAACTATGCTGACATTCCGGTCCGGTGAAGTGCTCCGTCCGAGCCACGAGAATAAACACAAG GTCTACTTTGGGCAAAATCTGGTCTGCAAGGAGTCGGTGTCAGCAAAGGGCAAAGGGAGGGTCGTGAAAGTCGGCGACCCGGTTTACGTTCTGCAGACATACCCTTCTTGCGACGAAGTTCCAGCCTGA